GTCAAGTACCGAGTCAAGCAAGGACGAAACAACACCAAGTAATACAACTACTATTGTTCCTACAAACGGTAATAGCGTAAGTACCGTTGGTCGCCCAGTTTTACCAACAAATTCATATATTTTGGTAGACCAGGCAACAGGTATCGTCTTACAAAACCCAGATTTTGCTCAAGGTGGCTATAGTCTCCTTGTTGAAGTTTTGAAAGATATCAAAGCACTAGCTGATAAAGAGTACGAGGCATATAATATTCAATTATCGAACCAAAACAATCCTATACATCAAATTAGTCCAACTGTTGTGACAATTCCAGTAAATAGCCAAAAAGAAGTAGAAGCAGTTTATGGTATCGGTGAAAATGGCCAATTAGAATCCTTCCAATTCCAACTAAATGAAGATAAGTCAGCCGTAACATTTACAACCTCTCATTTTTCAACTTATGGTGTAGTTTATAAGTCTGCAGCAAAAATTGAAGAAAAGAAAAATGATAAGAAATTGCCATCCACCGGACAAAGTATTTCAATCGCGACGATGGTAGGCGGAGTTCTGTTGACACTTTTTGGATTTGGATACAACATTAAAAAACGTAGAAACCATTAAACGATTCAGTTTATAACATGCAACAAAAAAAGGAAGTGAGAATGAAATCTCTCTTCCTTTTATTAGTCTACAGTTTTTTCTGCTTCTAATTTTTTTCCGAGTTCGATAATATATTGTTTAAGATCATTTTTGACTTGAGGGTGTTTCAAGGCATAATCGATCGAGGTTTTCATAAAGCCAAACTTGTCTCCAACATCATAGCGCTGTCCCTTAAATTCGCGGGCGAAGACGCGTTGTGTTTTATTGAGGGTGTCAATCGCATCCGTCAATTGAATTTCGTTTCCAGCGCCTGGTTCTTGATTTTCAAGAATATCAAAGATCTCAGGCGTCAAGAGGTAACGCCCGATGATAGCAAGATCGCTCGGTGCCTCCTCAGGTGCTGGCTTTTCAACAAAAGTTTCAACACTGTATAGCCCGTTGATGCCTTCTCCTTGAGGGGCGATCACTCCGTAAGCAGAAACATCTTCATGAGGAACTTTCATGACTGCAATGGTTGAAGCATGTGTGTCGTCATAGTCATTCATCAATTGCTTGGTGAGAGTGGTGGCTCTATCATCCGTGATATCCATGAGGTCATCTCCAAGCATCACGACGAATGGTTCATTTCCAACAAAAGCTTTAGCTTGTAAAACTGCATCTCCAAGTCCACGAGGATGTTTTTGACGAATGAAGTGGAGACGCATCCCAGTAGTTTCATCGACCAGTTTTAAAAGATCATCTTTCCCTTTTTCCTTCAGGTTATACTCTAGTTCGAAGTTTGAGTCGAAGTGGTCTTCGATCGAACGTTTTGATTTACCAGTGACAACGAGAATGTCTTCAATACCGGATTTAAGGGCTTCCTCAACGATGAATTGGATCGTAGGTTTGTCAACGATTGGCAACATTTCCTTTGCCAAAGCTTTGGTAGCTGGGAGGAAGCGTGTCCCCAAACCAGCGGCAGGAATGACTGCTTTTCTAACTTTAGTCATATAGTTTCCTTTCTAAAAGGTAGGATTGATGATAGGGTGGTTGACTTATTTCCACTCGTTTTCTTCTTTAAATTCGTTGCTCATCATGTGGTGGATAGCTTCGCGGATATCTTTTCCTTCGTAGATGACTTGGTAAATGGCCTGTGTAATCGGCATATAGACATCCAATTCTTGAGCCAGCTCATGGGCGACTTTGGTCGTAGAGATCCCTTCAATGATCATGCCCATGTTGGCCTCGATATCTTCCAATTTTTCGCCACGTCCGAGAGCATCCCCGGCTCGCCAGTTGCGAGAGTGAACAGAAGTTCCGGTAACGATCAAGTCACCGACCCCAGACAAACCGCTATAGGTCAATGGGCTAGCTCCGAGCTTAACGCCAAGGCGCGTGATTTCAGCAAGACCGCGCGTGATGATGGCTGCTTTGGCATTGTCACCATAACCAAGACCGTGCAAGGCTCCAGCACCGACTGCGATGATATTCTTCAAGGCCCCAGCAGTTTCCACTCCGATAACATCTGTATTGGTATAGAGGCGGAAGTAGTGATTGCTAAAGAGTTCTTGAACATAGCGTGCAGCTTCTAAATCTTTTGAAGCTGCTGTAATGAGGGTAATGTCCCGTATGATGGTCTCCTCTGCGTGACTCGGTCCAGAAACGACCACTACTTCACTGCGAAGAGAAGCAGGAATTTCTTCTTCAAGGATTTGAGAAATCCGATCGTGTGTACCAGGCTCGAGCCCTTTAGAAGCGTGCATGACTGTGACAGGGTGATCCAGTGTTTCAGCGACTTGTTTTGCGACCAAGCGGGTCACCTTGGTAGGAACGACAAAAAGGATAGCATCCACACCGTCCAAAGCTGCTTTCAGATCGGTCGTAGCAGTAATCTCTTCGCTAATAACGATGTCTTTGAAGTAGCGTTGATTGGTATGAGCGGTATTGATTTCATCGATTTGTTCTTGGATATTTCCCCAGAGGCGGACTTCATGGCCGTTATCATTGAGGACTTGTGAAAGGGCTGTTCCCCATGAACCAGGACCCAA
The DNA window shown above is from Streptococcus sp. S1 and carries:
- the galU gene encoding UTP--glucose-1-phosphate uridylyltransferase GalU: MTKVRKAVIPAAGLGTRFLPATKALAKEMLPIVDKPTIQFIVEEALKSGIEDILVVTGKSKRSIEDHFDSNFELEYNLKEKGKDDLLKLVDETTGMRLHFIRQKHPRGLGDAVLQAKAFVGNEPFVVMLGDDLMDITDDRATTLTKQLMNDYDDTHASTIAVMKVPHEDVSAYGVIAPQGEGINGLYSVETFVEKPAPEEAPSDLAIIGRYLLTPEIFDILENQEPGAGNEIQLTDAIDTLNKTQRVFAREFKGQRYDVGDKFGFMKTSIDYALKHPQVKNDLKQYIIELGKKLEAEKTVD
- a CDS encoding NAD(P)H-dependent glycerol-3-phosphate dehydrogenase, giving the protein MEKQTVAVLGPGSWGTALSQVLNDNGHEVRLWGNIQEQIDEINTAHTNQRYFKDIVISEEITATTDLKAALDGVDAILFVVPTKVTRLVAKQVAETLDHPVTVMHASKGLEPGTHDRISQILEEEIPASLRSEVVVVSGPSHAEETIIRDITLITAASKDLEAARYVQELFSNHYFRLYTNTDVIGVETAGALKNIIAVGAGALHGLGYGDNAKAAIITRGLAEITRLGVKLGASPLTYSGLSGVGDLIVTGTSVHSRNWRAGDALGRGEKLEDIEANMGMIIEGISTTKVAHELAQELDVYMPITQAIYQVIYEGKDIREAIHHMMSNEFKEENEWK